The Chaetodon auriga isolate fChaAug3 chromosome 4, fChaAug3.hap1, whole genome shotgun sequence region tcttctatacccacgtATCCCTTTCGGGATTTAGAAACTtaagtttacatttttatgatcGATGGATTTTACTGATGATTGAGATTTTGCACAAGAACACAATGATGGCTTGTACATACAAGTGATGAATTAATTGTACACGCCTACAAATAACCACAGCTGTATGTAATGACTGCTGTTCAGAACAGTTGcatcacaatcacacacatgtgcCCAGTTCCACAATGACTGAGATTCATGAAACAGAATTAGTGTGACTTTATGAATCGGATGAAAAGaatttctgtctgcagttttaGTCTGAATCTATGCAGTTTTTTGAATCTGGCCCCTGATTTAGACTCTGTATGTCTCTCAAGATACAAATGGAAGTTCATACCATCCCCAGACCAGCAGAGGCATTTATCTGCAACACTGCAATGCAGGGAAACTTTCATTTCCCTCAGCTTCAAACTCTTTTTGCACTTCAAACCTTGAGAATTTCTTTACTCTGCAGCTAGTAGCTCTTAGTAGCATAtcaaaggttttattttctgtgatcTTTCATACCACTTGTAGCACCAACACCATGGATGAAAGCATTAGTCCTGAGCCGTTTCTACAGCACATTTGTTGAACTGCTTTGATAGAAGCTTGGTAAACAATGAATTCTGCTTTCTGAACCACGACTGTTGATGACTTTCCTCTGTGACAACTCAAGTTACTCTCCAGACTACAACTGGACTTCAGCAGCCACTTTTCAACCAAGCTTTTCAAGGATGATCACACTTTGTTCCACTCTGACAAGTAGTTTTAATGGAAAAGAAGTAGTGTAATAATGACACAAGCAAAAATGCTTTTACACAAAGGTTACTTAAAAATTAATCATTCAACccttttaaaaatggaaaacgATAATACAATAAGACACACAATAAAGCTCATCAGTtgtcttcacacagaaaaaacaatccCAGCTGATCCATCCCAAGGCCTCAGATGTTGAGTATGAATGTTAACAGCTGAACGGGTTTATGGCACAGATGAAGCGTAAAGAAGAGGTACACTGAGTGTTACGCCATCCAGCTGAAATTTGAtcaaaacaagagaaaatatAGCACATTTTATACCATGTGATATAATTAAGATAGAGGCAGGTGAGAGTAGATCAAAGTTTAGTAGTGATGTAGTTATCCAGTCAAATAAAACAGGTGGACTTACTGGTGGAGCTCAAGTAAATGCATGGGGAGGTGCTGACAGTGGATTGGGATTGCCAGTTGGTGTAATAGAAACCTTCACGGTCGATCCACATCCACCGACCCTGAGAGACAAAGTGAGTGTTATGAAGTATTGCTCTCATGAGGTCTAGACCCCTGTAGACCAGGTCCTGGACTTGACCTGGACTGACTGAGGTGGTCTTGCTTCATAAATTCAGACCTGCAGGTTGAAGCCTCCCAGCCACGCGGTGCTCTGACCGGCTGTCTGTGTGATCTGCTGGAGGAAGCTGTACTCTCTGGGGTTGGTGACGGAGGCCAGGTTGCCACCCAGGCCGTTGCAGTGCTCCTGTTGGACAGAGGAAGCACAGTTGGATCTTTGTAGCTGTACAACTAAACAGTTGTGTCATTTCATGTCCTCATTTTCTTCCAAATGGAATTGTCTTAACTTCTATGTGTCTGtcagatgagagagaaagctACGGCTTGAACTGCATTGTTGACAGTGTGTACCAGCTTAATGGGGCTAACTGTTCACAATAATAATACAAGTGTTACAGTAGCAGTACCTCAGCATTGTACCAGGACATGGCAGTATTGATGAACTGGAAGCAGCGAGAGCCATGGCTGAACCAGCCGACTGGACAGAAGTTAAAACGAGCTACAGAGAGACATAAGAGAGAGAGCATTGACTTTATTTCAACATAGCActttcactgaaacacactgataacAGATCCTTTCTAATCTAACATATCacagcctcctgcagcagaaacagctgttctAATGAAACCAACACCTGTCTATAATGGATCTGATATACTGTGGAgaagagtcagagcagagtAAAAAGTGAGCAGGTTGTAGTATAGCCTAACACATGGAAATCTACTGCTATGGTCCTTTAAGCATGTGATGCTTATGGTGAGATATTTGGAGAGTCTACATGACATTTGTGATATTTGGAGAGACG contains the following coding sequences:
- the LOC143320026 gene encoding ladderlectin-like, which produces MKTVLVLSILLCAAFAAPAEEKAPETEDKMMKDEEVLEPKDSGSVPRNARVLEEAAPPQSRFNFCPVGWFSHGSRCFQFINTAMSWYNAEEHCNGLGGNLASVTNPREYSFLQQITQTAGQSTAWLGGFNLQGRWMWIDREGFYYTNWQSQSTVSTSPCIYLSSTTGWRNTQCTSSLRFICAINPFSC